The following coding sequences lie in one Streptomyces albofaciens JCM 4342 genomic window:
- a CDS encoding DeoR/GlpR family DNA-binding transcription regulator: protein MAARARLSQAGVEQRRQAVLRYVADHGALRIDALADRFDVSLMTMHRDLDDLAARHLLRKERGRAVAFPALTMETATRFRESAGLAAKTALCAAVAGRITPGSTVLMDDSTTLYPLAGLLARGDPADRITVVTNSVGLAQRLGAVPGVDITLLGGRYHGEFNSCTGPEVGGALARLHADLVLMSATAVLDGRLFHPLREYVEVKEAMLAAAEEAVLLVDHAKFGKRATYAYGTAARYGTVVTDTATPAGEVAALRATGAAVQVVRPEP, encoded by the coding sequence ATGGCCGCCAGGGCACGGCTGTCGCAGGCCGGGGTCGAACAGCGGCGGCAGGCCGTCCTGCGGTACGTCGCCGACCACGGCGCCCTGCGCATCGACGCGCTCGCCGACCGCTTCGACGTCAGCCTGATGACGATGCACCGGGACCTCGACGACCTCGCCGCCCGCCACCTGCTGCGCAAGGAGCGCGGCCGGGCCGTCGCCTTCCCCGCCCTGACGATGGAGACCGCCACCCGCTTCCGCGAGAGCGCGGGGCTGGCGGCCAAGACGGCGCTGTGTGCCGCGGTGGCCGGCCGGATCACGCCGGGCAGCACCGTGCTGATGGACGACTCCACCACCCTCTACCCGCTGGCCGGCCTGCTGGCCCGGGGGGACCCGGCCGACCGGATCACGGTCGTCACCAACTCGGTCGGCCTCGCCCAGCGCCTGGGCGCGGTGCCCGGCGTGGACATCACCCTGCTCGGCGGCCGGTACCACGGCGAGTTCAACTCCTGCACCGGCCCGGAGGTCGGCGGCGCCCTCGCCCGGCTCCACGCCGACCTGGTGCTGATGTCCGCCACCGCCGTCCTCGACGGGCGCCTGTTCCATCCGCTGCGGGAGTACGTCGAGGTCAAGGAGGCGATGCTGGCCGCCGCCGAGGAGGCCGTACTCCTCGTGGACCACGCCAAGTTCGGCAAACGCGCCACGTACGCGTACGGCACCGCCGCCCGCTACGGGACGGTCGTCACGGACACCGCCACCCCCGCCGGGGAAGTCGCCGCCCTGCGGGCCACCGGGGCCGCCGTACAGGTCGTCCGGCCGGAACCGTAG
- a CDS encoding S1 family peptidase, translating into MKSPLVGALATAVLGTAALVGTAGTAGAATVTDAAGHTAAPSLHRTTDATATTAKAVPRAVSYAGTVALSNCSGSIVRMPNSTDNDPALVLSNGHCLESGMPDAGEVIVDQPSSRSFTVLSASAGNLGTVRATKVVYGTMTDTDVSLYELSSTYAQIKQRYGIKALDMATTHPVKGAAIAVVSGYWKKTYNCNVDGFAYRLKEGNWTWKDSVRYTSPCNVIGGTSGSPVIDVASGKVAAVNNTINESGQRCTLNNPCEVDANGRVSVRRGIGYAQETYEIPKCFGTGNKLDLSRPGCVLPKP; encoded by the coding sequence ATGAAAAGCCCTCTCGTCGGTGCCCTGGCCACGGCCGTCCTGGGCACCGCCGCCCTCGTGGGCACCGCCGGAACCGCCGGCGCCGCCACGGTCACGGACGCCGCCGGGCACACGGCGGCGCCCTCGCTCCACCGGACGACGGACGCCACGGCCACCACGGCCAAGGCGGTGCCCAGAGCCGTGAGCTATGCCGGCACGGTGGCGCTCAGCAACTGCTCCGGATCGATCGTGCGCATGCCCAATTCGACCGACAACGATCCGGCCCTGGTCCTGTCCAACGGCCACTGCCTGGAGAGCGGCATGCCGGACGCCGGCGAGGTCATCGTGGACCAGCCGTCCAGCCGCAGCTTCACCGTGCTCAGCGCCTCGGCCGGCAACCTCGGCACGGTCCGCGCCACCAAGGTCGTCTACGGCACGATGACCGACACCGACGTCTCCCTCTACGAACTCTCCTCCACCTACGCCCAGATCAAGCAGCGCTACGGCATCAAGGCGCTGGACATGGCCACCACCCACCCGGTCAAGGGCGCCGCCATCGCCGTCGTGTCCGGGTACTGGAAGAAGACCTACAACTGCAATGTGGACGGCTTCGCCTACCGGCTGAAGGAGGGCAACTGGACCTGGAAGGACTCGGTCCGCTACACCTCCCCGTGCAACGTCATCGGCGGGACCTCGGGCTCCCCGGTGATCGACGTCGCCTCCGGCAAGGTGGCGGCCGTCAACAACACGATCAATGAGAGCGGCCAGCGCTGCACGCTCAACAACCCGTGCGAGGTCGACGCCAACGGCCGCGTGAGCGTGCGCCGCGGCATCGGTTACGCCCAGGAGACGTACGAGATACCCAAGTGCTTCGGCACCGGCAACAAGCTGGACCTGAGCCGCCCGGGCTGTGTCCTGCCCAAGCCGTAG